GCTATTGATTTTTCGAGTATTTAAGCTATCTTTGTAACGTCGTATATTTTGGTATTGACATACCTGCGTTTTGAGAGTATATCAACTTGTGCATTTAACTTCAATAATACGCTGAACTTCTTTTTTTGAGGAGACTTTACACATGTCGCTCCACCTTCCCCAGCTATCTCGCGGCACTCTAACCCTCATATTTTTAGTAATCACAACAGCCTGTGGTGGCCCCGAAAAAGCCATTGAAGAGAGCTTGCGAGCACACATACTTTTTTTTGCCAACTTTGAAAAAGGCGTGGATGCCCTCGACAGCCTCGGCGACCCATTGGCCACCTTTGACACAGCCAACACCAACCACATCAAGCAAGGCGGCAATCCCGATGGGTATCTGGCTTTTAATCCAGATGCCAGCGCACTCAATTACAGCGGAAAAAACAACCTCGCCTACAGCTCAAACAGCGCGTGGTCTGGCAGCATTGCATTCTGGCTCCAAACCGATATCGCCAGCTTTGAATCCAACTACCCCGAACCTTTTCATATTGGGAAAAAAGACGGTGAAAAATATCCGTGGGATGATGCGGTTGTATTCGTCGATTTCAAAAAAGCCGATGGCACACTTCGGTTTGGATGCTATCCCGACAAACAACGGGAAATTGGCGACCAGGAGGTCGCTAAATACGTGATTGCTATTCCCATCAACTGGCGTGCAAACGACTGGCATCACATCGCGATTACCTGGTCTAACTTTAACAGCGGCAAGGCCGATGCTGAATGGGTGCTGTATATAGATGGCGAGGAAGCAGGGCGCAAAGGTCCGCTTCAGCAGAACCTGACCTGGGATATAGAAAACCTCGTGATGCGATTTAATCATTACAAATACCCCGGACAAATCGACGAAATCGCCGTATTTGACAAAGCTCTGACACCCGATGAAGCCAAATACCTCACGTCTCCCAAAAGCCCACTGAACAAACTTTTTTATAAAAAAAGTGAACGGCGATAAATAAAATACAACATCACCGACGGCTCAATACCATTTCCCATATCCCAAAATTGGTGTTGACAAGCGGAAATTTGTGTTTTATCTTCCGCAAAGAAAACAATGCGTAAAGCCTTTATTGACAACACACTCAAGGAGTCTCAGGATGCGATCCATTTTAAGCCTTTGCACTGTTCTGGTTATGGCATTTGCCATAACGGGTTGTGGGCCTTCCGAAGAATTGGTAAAATTAAAAGCGGATACTGAGGCCGCTTATGCTGCAGCACAGGCATCTATGGCCGAGACTTATGCGCCTGAATCATATCGCATAGCAACCGCTGCCATAGATAGTGCCGCCAAGAAGTTTGAAGAGAAAAAGTTCTTCTTCTTCAATAAATTTGATGAAGCTGAGCCTCTTTATGTAGATGCTCTGGAGTTAGCTAATAGCGCAAAATCAGAAGCTGACACCAACAGGCAACTGGAGGCCGATACCCAGGCGATTATCGAGCGCGTCATGCCCGGAATTTCAGACACCAGAGTCAGTTTGGGCGAGGCACCTCGGGGAAAAGGCGCAGACGATGATCTCGATCAGCTCAACGCCGACCTGAATCAGGCCGAGACCAGCATAAGCGACGCACGCGGTAGCCTCGATAATGGGCAATACAGAGATGCGCTCGCTCAAGCGCAGGATGCAGAAACCAAACTTACTGGTGTTCAGGGGGCTGTTTCGGTCGCGCTTCAGAAAATCGAAGACTGGAAAGAACGACATAAACCCTGGTATTTCCGCCTGTAACACCATCCAAATATCTTTCTAAAAAGACAAAAACCGAGGCGCGCAAAAAGCACCTCGGTTTTGCAATTTCTAAGCCATACATCATGCACAGCTTTCACACCATATTATTACTGGCACTCTATCTGTTCTTCAGCTTTTCCCTGCATCTACCTGCACGAGAAACGGATATCGAGCGACTCAAAGCCGATATCGCATCACTCCAAGAAGCATTAAAACGACACGCAACAGAAACCTACATCGTTATTGATACCGTACACAACCGCCTTCAAGTTTGGCACAACAACCAGATGATACGAGAAGCGACGTGTGCGACAGGTAGCGGCAAAGTACTACTTCATCCAGGTGCTTCGGCGCGCTGGCAATTTCACACCCCGTTGGGTATCAGAACTATTTTGCACAAAGTGACAGACCCCATCTGGGCCAAGCCCCTGTGGGCCTTTGTCGAAAGTGGAGAAGAACCCACTGTATTGCCCTGGGAGTTTCGGCGCCTCGACCGGACAACCTTAGGGGCCTACGCCCTTGAATTGGGCGACGGGTACGAAATTCACGGCACCCTTTATCCCACATTGCTCGGACGGCATATCACGCACGGATGTATTCGCCTCAACGACGAAGACCTGGCCTTTGTGTATCGCTCACTACAAGTTGGCGACCGGGTCTATATCTACTAATTTGTTTGCTTCTTGTGGAAACCCATGTATTTGGTCAGGACACAATCGTTCTCCAAAACTACCGCGAAGCCCTTATTCGCGAACTGGAGCAGGTTAAAACAGCACCAGACGATTTCTACCTTATCATCGACATTCCGTCAAAGCAAATTCACTTCAAAGCTCAGGGCAATGTACTGAGAACGTGCGCCATTCTCAACTCGTCGCCCATAGAGGAACGCCACACCCAGAGCTATCGCTTTGTGAACAGAATTGACCCCATCTCGGTTGAACCCGGCAATGCAAATCTGAGACTTCGCGGGCGGCTTTTTCCCCTCGACTTCTCCGGACGTCTGATAGAAGGGCCTCGCCATCGTTCCCGCCTCTATTTTGCGCCAAACCTCGTCATTCGAGCGGACGGAATTTCAACAGGTGACATACCGCACATCTCTTTATCTCCTGTCGATATCAAAGCCCTGGGATCGGCGTTGCGTCCCGGCAATATCGCCATCTTCATTCCCCATGCAGAGGCCAATCATTGAAACGCTTTGCGACCCTGGCGTTGTATTACATGTGCGCGCTTACAAGTCCAATCCAGGCACAGACATCCCATTATGCAGGTGATCCTCTCTTATTGGGTGCCGGTGCTCGCGCTCTGGGCATGGGCAGTGCTTATGTCGCGCTCAGTCTTGATGCAACAGCAGTCTATTGGAATCCCGCAGGACTTACCCCAGAGGTGTATTCCAGGGCAGGCAAAAGTTCATTACCACTCAAACGAGAGATTCACATACAACATGCCGAGCAATTTGGCGGCAGTATAAATCACGATATTTTTGCATTGCGCTTGCCTATAAAAAGAGGCGGCATTGGCCTGGGTATTGTTCGCGCTGGCGTTGATGGGATTGCGCTGACAGGTCTGGAAGATCCAGATCGTCCAATTGGCCCAGACAACCGACCCGTAATAATTGATAAAATCGGCACTGCTGATTTTGTCTTTAGAATCGCTTATGGGCGGCATATCACAGATAAATTGCGTCTTGGGGCGGGTATAAAAATGATCA
This genomic window from Gemmatimonadota bacterium contains:
- a CDS encoding L,D-transpeptidase; its protein translation is MHSFHTILLLALYLFFSFSLHLPARETDIERLKADIASLQEALKRHATETYIVIDTVHNRLQVWHNNQMIREATCATGSGKVLLHPGASARWQFHTPLGIRTILHKVTDPIWAKPLWAFVESGEEPTVLPWEFRRLDRTTLGAYALELGDGYEIHGTLYPTLLGRHITHGCIRLNDEDLAFVYRSLQVGDRVYIY
- a CDS encoding PorV/PorQ family protein, with translation MKRFATLALYYMCALTSPIQAQTSHYAGDPLLLGAGARALGMGSAYVALSLDATAVYWNPAGLTPEVYSRAGKSSLPLKREIHIQHAEQFGGSINHDIFALRLPIKRGGIGLGIVRAGVDGIALTGLEDPDRPIGPDNRPVIIDKIGTADFVFRIAYGRHITDKLRLGAGIKMIRRDLSVGIGSGFGLDIGLLYLPASTFRIGATIRDLTKTRIAFPNGIADHISPSLLIGSALQRRMPGGDMIISFSTHLNDKKSTREKTRSIQLGIEYRLQHRLAFRLGYKDGHFTAGTGLQFRRFGVDLAFMEHDQLDNTYRISASLFF